TGGCAAATTCAGCTGGATTTTTTCTGCTTAAGTGATGATGCTCAGCTTCAACCATGTTGTAGACCAAGTAACCAAGAATGAATGctggaaataaaaatgtcacaTTAAATTACTAAGTAACTAAGAAGAATGTTCAAAACTTACGTGGAGCTACGGTAAAGATGTTGCTGCGGATACGGCGGAAAATGTTGGGGAGACCGTGTGAAATGGCACCAGCAAAGGCGCGTTGTTCAAAGGGTGAAAGCTTGTAGGTGACAATACCATGGACCTTGGCAAGGTTGCCGAAGTGTTGGCCATTGAGGGTATTTGTTGGACGCATTTTCGTTCTAGTGGTTTAAGTCTCTAAAAAGAATAAAATGTAAATCACCATTAATTATGTTGCCCTCTATTACCATGATTAAGAAATGTACGAGTAAATAACAAGAAAGACACATGTACGATTTATCACTTTGACTGGAACGGAAACATCACATTAACagattaaataatatttgaacGAAAAtacaaattgtaaatataaacATAATTCTTCTGCTCTGGGATTAGTCAGATTTtagaaccaaaaaaaatcgtatcaCTAGCGGTCCGAGgttatgtaattttatttttgcaattttcttttcaaaGGTGATTTTCTGCAGTGGCACCTTCTTGTTGCACTTATGTCAACAGATTGCATTCATATATCCGCTTCAGTatctttttattaaatatagcccTTGGTTTACCTTGagattaacatatttttttaccttaaaatgacaaaattcacTGCAGCAAAATCCTTCACTCTCCTACACGCTTACAAAACACCTATGACAATTTTGCAGATTTGACATTTGTGTCAGTAGCAATGTCACTATCTAAATTGGGACTTTGAGCGAAATCGGCTGTTTTAAAACTGCCATCAAAATACAATGGTGATGGCGGTGACGCCAATAGTGTtgccaaattgaaattttatatgctatACTTATAGCGTTCAATATCCACATTTAtcgagattttaaatttcattgtttaaggcatggctgaacaagaaggttaaatcatgggcccgtatgattacaatttttttatttcgacaaaattttaagatgtcaaaatcatatgtttatggggattgcagctctccaaatgacactgcatagcaaatgcatctcaaacaaactcgcgcattcatagctggagaattgttcaaagatgacttgagttATCAAgatgataacatattccagacccaaaataccacgcacatcagtttttaaactgcatcataaactgtttttgttaatagatggcgaagatccatttgagtgacttccattcttaactttggtgggtactatagtcttatttgtctcatatcggcgttcctcagatgaattatccacttcaaaatcactcataggtgacgcaattaaatatgaaccattatttttctctggatttgaattattttttcaggacaattgaaagaataaattaCCAATGCCAtgcgattcttttatcagctgattttgacttctttaaattgtaaacaacatattgaaatttgttgttgttgttatcgtgattcaacctccttattcagccatggtttaaggtgagtattaagttcgagtttagccgctaaaatcgcaattttttcacgattacttttctttaataatacttttcagggaatacaaactttgtgaaaacatGCTTTggactattccccatcaagttataataaaatcagcaacaaatatgtataattttatgccttttttactgatttagttttcactttagtgaaaacatACGCCTAAACTCGAATTTTTTCACttcaatacccacctttaaggcaAATTATTTGATTATTTTATACGGTGTTGTCAGCAAGCATGTTTTgggatttgaaatgttttccctttataagcacttcaaaacgagtcgttttcgccatactaaaaaacaagttcaaaacacaaaattgaaataaatttcatagaaaaaaaggaacaaacaaaggctttgaagaacatggacatgtgaaaataacttaaaaattggtTTCCCTTTGCGTTCGCGGTAATTATTTGAACATAcgttgcatatatgtgaatttagagtaaatgggaatttcgagATTCCATGGCAaccgtcaaactaaaacatctcaactcggtgtgaacggtgaaatgttttggaaaacgagtcagtgggaacatagcattcAAAGATTATCTGAAATAACAAGATGTCTatatgcttcctctttttttccaATAGGCTCATGAGTTTAGGTCCATACATGTATGAGAGAGTTGGAAAAAAATGGGTATGATGTTACGAatctaaaaaagaaaagaaaatgaaaaattttcaatttggttaataggcctgtttctgctctcttttcattcaacatttatgcaaaaaaatacttcaagtaaattgtgtttatttttattttgttgtttctttATTGGTACCGTATCTTTACAAATTACATTGCCATACAAGACATAATGACTAATATGGTTTATTTATAAGTATATGATgataaaaatggcaattttaacggctaaagcctagtactaagatcacgttttcgcacgaaaaactgttatactccatataaaaaatgttagcgcggaataaatgcgaaatttttgttttgagtatattcagacacatatttatacaaccctggatttttcgcacgaacaaataggcaggcatattatttcgcatgaacaagttaacatccctgagtttgagaccctatttacagagataaatgaagatattcgtttttcgcagaaacgaacttagtactaagcataaactggaacttaataccccccttaatgcttagtactaagttcgtttatgcgaaaaacgaatatattcaTCTATCtctgtaaatagggtctcaaaaccagggatgttaacttatttatgcgaaataatatgtctgcctattttttcgtgcaaaaaatccagggttgtataaatatgtgttttaaaatgctcaaaacaaagatttcgcatttattccgctctAACGTTTTttgtatggagtataacagtttttcgtgcgaaaacatgatcttagtactaggcttaagtcATTAAATCATTAAGAGATATCTATTATGCTCACTGGTGTTCCTTCTGCGTTAAGTTTTCTACAGTTTTTCTGAGAAAATAGGAATTTTTACTTTacagttttaattttggaattaaaacttctttatttgtcaattgttgtttttttatctctttttgttcgtgtttttgtctaatgcttagtactaagctcGTTTCTGtggaaaacgaatatcttcatatatctccgtaaataggcagtgttgccaactccccaaggcccaacagcaaccaaaaaaaaaattataaattctaacataccaccttccaccacaaaatcgaaaattaaatgctctactaaaaaaaaaaaaaaaaaaaaaaaaaaaaaaaaacttccgaagatgtattatagaacttttgtgaattgaatttcaagaagttaagttaagttaagttaagttTAGCCGCTgaaatagtcatttttttcacaattacttttctctttaataaatcattttaaggaatacaaactttgtgaaaatttgcttttggctattccccatcaagttataataaactttgcagcaaatatgcataattttaagcccatttttactgatatagttttcactttagcggcaaaactcaaacttagtactcactattatgaaccgctattcaagtatacaccttgatcagttttaatgctttcgtcccatTCATCGcttgactttcctacagaataccctaaataacaatattaattaaaaaataatcaaaaccaacttcataacaatcaaattctatatttggcaataaatttgagtttcttcggctcttgaaagtctaatcaaaatttttgtatcaattaaactttatactgttcaaagtaaaaaagcaccaaaagcactaaatgaaaatgccagaaagcaccaagttggtgctttttttgaaaaggcaccaaaaaggcaatttggtgctttttagaaatcaaaaagcactaaatttggtgctaaaagcaccaaattggcaacactgtaaatagggtctcaaacccagggatgttaacttatatatgcgaaataatatgcccgcctattttttcgtgcgaaaattccagggttgtataaatatgtgtctgaaaatgctcaaaacaaagatttcgcatttattccgcgctaacgttttttatatggagtataacagtttttcgtgcgaaaacgtgatcttagtactaggcttaaacgaaaaattttagagTCACAAATTATTATACATTATTGGTCCCCCGGACACAGATATTTAGACACATGATTGctacgaatacaattttaaagaggaattggagaaaatgttgcaaagaaaCCTTCCAACAAGCAAAATAGATAACGAACGTGTGTGAACCTAAAGTCGTGCACTTTTATCTATTCAAGAACAAGAGGCAATTTGGACATCTTGTTATAATTACAAAGTCTTTGGCATTAACAcacatattttcaattacaaaagtttcaatgCGTTTTCTCTAAATCTTTCCACACTGTCGTTTCGAACATGcataaaatcagctgtttttaaGCAATCACCATTTTTTTGCAACATGTGAAAGGGGAACAATTTGTGGTATAtttttaaatcttatttttaaatgGCTTTCATGTTATTTTATCACCCAATATTAATGAAGTATAtagaaaacatatgaaaaattgaaaataaatgattCATTTTGGTTTTAAATCCTTCGTTTTGCAAATATATAAGATTCCACTAAAAAAATGTCCGTGCAAAGCTCTCCCATCTGTGAGGTGAAAAGTTGCATGCAGAACAACCCCTACGGGAACAATTCCCCGCAAGTCTTTCATGTGAAACCCAGAACATACCCGGTTagcagatagagaaattgcaagtttttgctagagattttttccccagtaaaatcttgcaaaccatagcaTACGTTGCCAGCTGATTGTTGATAACAAACAAAGCACCAGTACAATGTACATGTTCCGCAACTGCAAttggaagttaaaaaaaaaaaaaaaaaacaagatccgtttttttatattttatcttTTGGAAACTGAAAATTTGAatgtgcaaatagttactggatgccgttcgtgtacttttcagcaatttgAAGCAAAGTGAGTAAACTACACTCTTACTCTCTTGGtagtttttactggatattataccctgcgccacactgtggaacagggtattataagttagtgcatatgtttgcaacacccagaaggagaggagatagacacatggtgtatttggcaaaaatgctcagggtgggctcctgagtcgatatagccatgtccgtctgtccgtgaacacacataaaggtctaaagggtgatacggtcaaaatgtggtcaagggaaaacacgtgtaaatcggtgaaatcgtttatttaaaaaatcaaattaaatttctttttcaagttcaattagtataaaattcaggaaaaatattcagttaggctttcgcttttccaaatccgaattgccgggcctcacgcttgaaacctgccatcagattttgtacagccaccttgtccaccttcttcgccgcagaaagccagtttgccttgaactgctgctcgtccttagcagtttttttttgtcttctttaggttccgcttgacaatagcccagttttactcaattgggcggaactctggcgtgttgggagggttcttgtccttgggaaccacctgcacgttgttggcggcgtaccactccatggcctttttaccgtaatggcaagatgccaaatccggccaaaacagtacggaacaaccgtgtttcttcaggaaaggcagcagacgtttattcaaacactctttcacgtaaatttcttggttgacagtcccggaagctatgaaaatgctgcttttcaagccacaggtacagatggcttgccaaaccagatatttctttgcgaactttgacagttttatgtgcttgaaaatatctgctacatttccccttccttttgccgtataaaactcctgtcccggaagctgcttgtagtcggctttgacgtaggtttcgtcgtccattaccacgcagtcaaacttcgtcagcatcgtcgtgtacagcctccgggatcgcgctttggccgtcgtattttgtttatcatcgcgatttggagtcactaccttcttgtaagtcgatagttcggctcgttttttggctcgatgcacggttgtagacgatacacccagcttatttgcggcatctcggagagagaggttagggtttcgcttgaaactaccggcaactctctttgtcgtctccgcgacttccggttttcgatttccccccgatccagacttcctggctgtcgacaaacgttccccaaacactttaattacatttgtaacggttgatttggcaacttttagcgattttgccagctttgcgtgcgagtagctcggattttcgcgatgcgcgagcaaaattttgatacgctgctcttcttgcttggacggcattttgacaactgaagagtgaattccaaaatcaaaataggagcaacattctacacacacacacaccttcaaaatgaggggtgttcaggttttttaaatgcaaaattgaaagaaatacgtcaagtttatattgaccaaattttgactgtatcaccctttaggtcgcagttttagtccaatcgacttcaaatttgccacaagtatgtgttttggctcagaatagaaccctattgattttggaagaaatcggttcagatttagatatagctcccatatatttatttcgcccgatatggacttatatggccccagaagccagagttttaccctaatttgcttaaaattttgcacaagaagaacaattagtactatagtcacgtgtgccaaattttattgaaatcggttcagatttagatatagctcccatatatatatttcgcccgatatggactaatacggtgccagaagccagagttttaccccaatttggttgaaattttgcactaggagtacaattagtagtgtagtcaagtgtgcaaaattttattgaaatcgggtcagatttagatataccccccatatatatcgttcgcccgatttacactcatatgaccacagtggccaatattttactccgatttaattgaaattttgcataaggagtagaattagcattgtagctatgcgtgccaaatttggttgaaatcggttcagatttagatatagctccaatatatagctttcggccgatttacactcatatgaccacagaggccaattttttgctccgatttagttgacattttgcacagggagtagaattagcattgtcgctatacgtgccaaatttggttgaaatcggttcagatttagatatatctctcatatatagctttcgcccgatttacactcatatgaccacagaggccaattttttgttccgaattagttgaaattttgcacagggagtagaattagccttgtagctatgcgtgccaaatgtggttgaaatcggttcagatttagatatatctcccatatatagctttcgcccgatttacactcatatgaccacagagtccaatttttaactccgatttagttgaaattttgcacagggagtagaatttgcattgtagctatgcgtgccaaatttggttgacatcggtttagatttagatatagctcccatatatatgtttttctgatttcgacaaaaatgaaagttgtaaaaattactctaattttcctaaacttctaatacatttatatcgagcgatagatcataaacaaacttttgcgaagtttccttaaaattgcttcagatttaaatgtttcccatatttttatacccttcaccactactgtggtacagggtataataagtttgtgcatttgtatgtaacgccaagaaggagtaaccaTAGACCaagcttttagtatacggatcggcttagaattaaattctgagtcgatttagcgatgtccgtctgtctgtctgtctgtccgtccgtccgtccgtctgtctgtctgttgatgtatttttgtgtgcaaagtacagctcgcagttttagtccgattgtcctaaaatttggtacagggttctgtttcgactcaaagacgatccctattgattttggaacaaatcggttcagatttagatatagctgccatatatatttttcaccgatctggtcataattggcgtgtatattaaccgatcttcctcaaattccgtacatccgaatattttatgagtctcgaaaaacttgcaaaatatcaaccaaatcgattcagatttagatatagctcccacatatatctttcgccctatttacactcatttgcccacagaggccaatttttaactccgatttagttgaaattttgcacagggagtataattagcattgtagctttgcgtgccaaatttgattgaaatcggttcaaatttagatatagctcccatatatatgtttttctgatttcgacaaaaatggtcaaaataccaacattttccttgtaaaatcgccacggcttagtcgaaaagttgtaaaaatgactctaattttcctaaacttctaatacatatatatcgagcgataaataataactaaacttttgcgaagtttctttaaaattgcttcagatttaaatgtttcccatatttttttactaacattgtattccaccctagtgcattagccgtcttaaattttgagtctatagattttgtggaatTCTATCAAatcctgtccagatcgagtgatatttaaatgtatgtatttgggacaaacctttatatatagcccccaacacatttgacggatgtgatatggtattgaaaatttagatctacaaagtggtttagggtataatatagtcggccccgccctactttagactttccttagttgttttttactggaaaagtacgcgaacagacctattaTATACAAAGATCTTTTGCATTATTATTACtttttgttcaatatttttatttaaatattttcactaTAACAaattctttgtaaaaatttagacTATTAAATAGGGATATAGTCTTTTACTTAACTTCAATGTGGCCAATTAAACATACAAATTGATGAGATAATAATGATATTCACATATGTGTCTATGTTGGTCGATAATTCAAAGTAATAATTTACACTACAACTTAAACTCTATGACTTAAAAGTTTGATACAATCAAAACAATAATACGTAATACAATtgccaaaacttaaaaatttacattagaAACAATAAACAAAGATCCAATAAAGGCCATTAAAGCCAAGAAACATGAGAGGAAATAGGAAACGTGATCTTCGATCAATCCACATAGCAATTTCCTGTGGTGTCATGGTAGTAAATGTTGTACTATCGCCGCTTTTATTGTTGCCACCATTATCCTTACCACTCTCATCCATATTGATGATGTGTGCTGGGCTATTGGGATTACTGGTTATGGAAACTGTATCGGCAGATTCAGTCGTTATTATGGGTAAATTCTGAAATAAATGTTATTATTTACTAGCTATCGGTGATATTCGGTGATAGAATTTCGCCATTACTTACATGTACTgtcaaataattattaaaaccgGGATTAACATTGCCATTCATGACACTCTCCGTGCTGGACACAATATTATCTAAGCTGGAACAGGATCTTGTTCGTGATTGATTATTTAATCCCATCTCGCGTCTTGCTGGCCTAGGTGTTAGAGTggatttaattatatatttactATTAACCTTCTTAAgttcaatattttctttgcgTCGCCATATTGTATTGACAAAGGCAAATTCCACAAGACTTCCAAAAATAAAGAATGTACAACCCAAAAACCAAACTTCTGATACTTTGATATAGCTAACTTTGGGTAAAGTCTTGCTCTGTGATGAAGAGAGGGTTATAAACGATAACATAGTGCTGGTACCTGTTTCATAAACCATAAAGGTAGTTTTTACAATTCTATTACTCAAAACTTTGTAAATTGTTACACCTACCCAACATAATTCGTGGTGGTGAAGCATCCGCCTGTAGCCAGAATGATACCCAGGATATCGCAACAATCATCATTGAAGGCAAAAAGTAGTCCATCAAATAGAAACCGATTTCACGATTTAAATGTACTGTAAAGCTTAAAGAGCTGTAGTTGCCATCTGtaaaagaaaaatgtaaaaaaaatgaaaaagtgaCCATAAAGCTCGAGTAATAATTACTTGTAAATTAAGTTagcatgcatttggacgttaatcgcctgtttcagtatcaggctaacatgaaacaagtatatacggcggtaagttcggccaggccgaatcttatgtacccttcaccctggattgggtagaaacttctactaaagagtgtcatccacaattaacaggttggctgataagtccccagtctgacacatagatggcgtcgctagtattaaatgcatattatttttatatagtaccaaacttcaaatgattcgtgtcaaaatttgacttctgtaaGTCAatcagtttgtgagatagagcgtcttttgtgaagcaacttttgttgtttcaccaagacaacgcacggtgccacaagtcattgagaacgatggcaaaaaatcatgaattgggcttcgaattgcttccccacccaccgtattctccagatgtggcccccagcgactttttcttgttctcagacctcaaaaggattctccaaatattgatgaatgatatgactaacacgttcctttgatatctttaaggcctctgctatctcgatcaacttcattttacggtcattcaaaatcattttgtggattttttttgatgttttcgtcggtaaccacctctttcgggcgtccactgcgtttacCATCCTCCGTGATC
This is a stretch of genomic DNA from Haematobia irritans isolate KBUSLIRL chromosome 4, ASM5000362v1, whole genome shotgun sequence. It encodes these proteins:
- the UQCR-Q gene encoding ubiquinol-cytochrome c reductase ubiquinone-binding protein — protein: MRPTNTLNGQHFGNLAKVHGIVTYKLSPFEQRAFAGAISHGLPNIFRRIRSNIFTVAPPFILGYLVYNMVEAEHHHLSRKNPAEFANDE
- the SecCl gene encoding secretory chloride channel — encoded protein: MTNVHFQIYTKVLLITLVLTITQMNTAALGATTDDEECPSLENASSLQQSQLIQRLTHVCRYDRLERPIEYSDSGERYPIKVKARIYIYYMQNLNSDLLQFKMHALLQLSFQDKRLAYANYAPLRKDNILGQKHMSERLWLPHIFFANERESSILGTDEKDVLTSISPEGHVIISTRLQATLYCWMNFKKFPFDEQSCSTILESWMYNTTELVLEWEEKSPISFDPDMRLTEYNMQRYWYNETVVSSNDVHLRHGAFYGNYSSLSFTVHLNREIGFYLMDYFLPSMMIVAISWVSFWLQADASPPRIMLGTSTMLSFITLSSSQSKTLPKVSYIKVSEVWFLGCTFFIFGSLVEFAFVNTIWRRKENIELKKVNSKYIIKSTLTPRPARREMGLNNQSRTRSCSSLDNIVSSTESVMNGNVNPGFNNYLTVHNLPIITTESADTVSITSNPNSPAHIINMDESGKDNGGNNKSGDSTTFTTMTPQEIAMWIDRRSRFLFPLMFLGFNGLYWIFVYCF